TCGTGCTCGGTCTTTTGGCTGTGGGGCTTGTCGCAGCCAATTTCTGGTGCCGCTTCGCCTGTCCGATGGGTGGCGCACTGGAATTGGTGAAGCGGTTTTCACTTTTCAGGATTTTGAAAACCAACGCGTGCAACGGCTGCGACAAATGCCTGAAGGTCTGCGAGATGGGCACACGCCCGGCCGAAACCGGATGCACCAACTGCGGGGACTGCCTAGGCTCCTGCCCTGAAGATGCCATCACGTTCAGGCGGATGCGCTAGGCCATGCTCGCTGCATCGCTTGCGACTTCCAATCCGTCCGCCGAGGCGATGCACCCCTGCTTCAATGCCCAAGCGAAAGGGTCCTACGGCAGAATCCACCTTCCGGTGGCGTCGTCGTGCAATATACGTTGCGGATACTGCGACCGCCGCCACGACTGCGTGAACGAATCCCGCCCGGGTGTTACGAGCAGGCTCATGACCCCGGCGCAGGCCGTGCTGTACGCCCTGGAATCCTTGGACCGTTTTCCGTTCATCACCGTGGCGGGGATAGCGGGTCCCGGGGATCCGTTCGCCGATCCGGAAACCACCCTGGAGACTTTTTCCCTCTTACGGGAACGCTGTCCCTCCCTCATCGGGTGCGTCTCCACCAACGGCATGAACCTCCTTGAACATGTGGACCGTCTCATTGCCACCGGTGTCGGATTCGTCACGGTGACTGTGAACGCTGTCGATCAGGCGGTTGGCGCGCTCGTCTATGACCATGTCCGCTGGGAAGGGGATTTGCTCACGGGAGAGCACGGGGCCAAAGTGCTGCTCGACCGGCAATTGGCGGCCATCGCTGCCCTGACGAAACAGGGAATCACCGTCAAGGTGAATACCGTGGTCATCCCTGGCCTGAATGACCATCATGTTGACGAAATCGCCAGAACAGTAGCGGCACTTGGGGCGGACCGCATGAACCTCATTGGCCTGATACCGGTGAAAGGGACACGCCTTGGCACCTTACGGGCACCTGACCCGATTTTCTTGGCTCGCCTTCGCGTGGCGGCTGGCCGCCATCTGAAGCAGATGTCTCATTGCGCGCGCTGCCGGTCCGACGCGGTCGGACTGCTTGGGGGCTGCCGAACGGCTTAAGCTCCCTGCACAGGTATTCTCCCCATACAAAAATTTTATGAGCGTCGAGGCGCTTGTTCAGACTTGAGTGTGCCCCTAAAAAAGCAGGGCCGAGGAGCAACGCCCCCGGCCCTTCAGGTAATAATTCGTTCGCCAATAGTAATTACTTGGCAGCGTCCTGCTGAATCGACTTGAGCATCTCTTCCACCTTGGCCAGGCGTTCCTGGTAGGAGGCGTCCAGTTGTCCCTTGAGGGTGCCCACCTTGTGGGAAACCTCGTTCAGAGTGCTGGCGACAATGACCTTGCGGGCCATGTCCTTGGGCGCGTTCATGGCCTCGGTGACCTTGGCCTCCATAGCGGCCATTCGAGCGTCATAGTCGCTCATCTTCAGTGCGTATTTTCCCTCCAAGGAAACATACACCCCGAAGGCAACCACAATGGCCACCAGGGCCAGCATAATACCCGTGGTGGCGGCTGAACGGGCCGGTCCTTGGGGCTCGGTTTTGGTCGCCCCCTGCATTTCTCTGACAGCGTCGATTCTTTTTTCCAATCCAAGCATTGTGACCTCCGATGGCTTAACGCCCCCTGTATTGTGTTATGGCACGAGGCAGCCTTCTGATCAACCCATGAATTTCACCAGCTCGAAAAGTTTGCGCCACTGGGTGGTCACGATGTGGAAGTAGCGGTCCTGAGGGATGAAGATGTAGGGCACGTCCTCGGTCCGCCGGTACAGGAAATGCGAAAGGATCATGCGGTTCACGGCCTGGTGTCCGATGATCATGATGTGGTCCGCGTTGCCCGAGAGGTACAGGGCTTTTTTCACGCCGCGCTCAACGCGCTCCTTCAATGTGGCGTAGCCTTCGCCCTCGGGATAGATGTAGTTGTACTTGTCGCGGGTGCGGGCCGCATGCACCTGGGGCATGTCCCGGGCGATCTCGTCGTAGGTCATGTTTTCGCAGATTCCTGCGTCAATCTCGTCAAATTCCGACAGGGCGATGACCCGGCAATCGGTACGGCCGTCGCAGAGGCGCTGGGCCATCTGCTGGGTGCGCTTTTTCATGCTGGTGAACACGTACGGCAGGGGCGTTTCCTTGAAATGCCAGGCCAGCTCCTGGGCCTGAACCAAGCCCCGGGTCGTGAGGTCCGGGTCGCCGCCGATGCGGTTGTCCAGATTGAAGACCGTCTCGCCGTGGCGAGCCAGATACAGGTTCTGCACCCAGTCAGACACCAGCAGGTCGCGCACGACGCGGTAGTGCGGCAGCACCGCCTGAACCCGCTCCCGCTCGATCTTCTTGTTCAATGTATCGAGCACCACGAAGTTCTCTTCATTGCCAAGGGGCTCGTAAATCCTTTCGTAGTAGCGCCTGCGCTCCCTGAAACTTTCCTCGGCCTTCTCCGGAGAGAGGTGGGCGAAATCCGGCAGGTTCACCTTTCGCGAAATACTGGCCGCGATGAGTTCCGGGTCATCGTTGACGCATTCGATGAAGAAGATCGGATAACCGGGGAAGAACGCTTTTATGGCCTGCCGGCGCTTTCTTGACACGTTGGTGGCGTCCAGCACGGCCACCTCGCCCTTCCCATTGAAAAAATCCGCGGCCCGTTCCAGGTTGATGCGGTTGATCTTCTCCCGGATGGCTACGCCGTCCATGTTCTCGGGCGCGTAGAATTCAGGGCAGGAGGTCTCCTGGGCTCCACACATTTCCCGGCGCACGTCGCCGTTGTTGAAAACCCCGACCTCGACCCCTTCGGACACGAGGCACTTCTTGATCTTGGCGGCCACCGTGGACTTGCCCGATGCGGGCAGCCCCACCATGGCGATAACGAGCTTCAGAGCCTGAGCTGACATAGGTCTACCCCTTTTCGATCTTCGCCTTCATGACCTTGGCCCCGGGAGCCACGTCCGAGGTGACCCACACGTTGGCGCCAATCACCGAGCCCTTGCCCACGGTGATGCGCCCAAGCACCGTGGCGCCTGAATAGATGGTCACATCGTCCTCCACAATGGGATGGCGTGCCAGGCCTTTCATAGGGTTTCCCTGCTCGTCCTTGGGGAAGCTCTTGGCCCCAAGGGTCACGCCCTGGTAGACGCGGACGTTGTCGCCAATGATGCAGGTTTCTCCGATGACCACTCCGGTACCGTGGTCGATGAAGAAACTCTTGCCGATCCGAGCCCCGGGATGGATGTCGATGCCGGTTTCCGAATGGGCCATCTCCGTTATTATGCGCGGGATGATGTCCACGTCGAGCTTGTGCAGTTCATGCGCGATGCGCTGGTGGATGAGCGCCGTGATACTCGGGTAGCAGAATATCGTCTCGCCCGGGCTCTTGGCCGCAGGGTCTCCCTCGTAGGCGGCCTTGACATCCAGGACCAGCTTCTCGCGGATATCCGGTACGGACTTCAAGAAGGCGGTGGCCTTCTCCATGGCCCTGTCTTCGCAGCCGGTGCAGGCCTTGTTCTCCCCCACGCACACGAAGCAGTACCCGCGCTTTATCTGGTCCGCCAGCTTGCGGAAGATGACGTCCAGATGAGTCCCGGTATGATAGGATATGGTGTCGGGCGTCACCTCGGAATCACCGAAATACCCAGGGAACAACACAGCCTTGAGCCGGTTCACCACCTCAGACAGGGATTTCAGCGAGGGCATGG
This genomic interval from Desulfovibrio sp. contains the following:
- a CDS encoding radical SAM protein is translated as MLAASLATSNPSAEAMHPCFNAQAKGSYGRIHLPVASSCNIRCGYCDRRHDCVNESRPGVTSRLMTPAQAVLYALESLDRFPFITVAGIAGPGDPFADPETTLETFSLLRERCPSLIGCVSTNGMNLLEHVDRLIATGVGFVTVTVNAVDQAVGALVYDHVRWEGDLLTGEHGAKVLLDRQLAAIAALTKQGITVKVNTVVIPGLNDHHVDEIARTVAALGADRMNLIGLIPVKGTRLGTLRAPDPIFLARLRVAAGRHLKQMSHCARCRSDAVGLLGGCRTA
- a CDS encoding histidine phosphatase family protein; amino-acid sequence: MSAQALKLVIAMVGLPASGKSTVAAKIKKCLVSEGVEVGVFNNGDVRREMCGAQETSCPEFYAPENMDGVAIREKINRINLERAADFFNGKGEVAVLDATNVSRKRRQAIKAFFPGYPIFFIECVNDDPELIAASISRKVNLPDFAHLSPEKAEESFRERRRYYERIYEPLGNEENFVVLDTLNKKIERERVQAVLPHYRVVRDLLVSDWVQNLYLARHGETVFNLDNRIGGDPDLTTRGLVQAQELAWHFKETPLPYVFTSMKKRTQQMAQRLCDGRTDCRVIALSEFDEIDAGICENMTYDEIARDMPQVHAARTRDKYNYIYPEGEGYATLKERVERGVKKALYLSGNADHIMIIGHQAVNRMILSHFLYRRTEDVPYIFIPQDRYFHIVTTQWRKLFELVKFMG
- a CDS encoding serine acetyltransferase; its protein translation is MHERHVLASLTPEKEVIEDVVGRLCAPSSYQAFACRKLTDSPMPSLKSLSEVVNRLKAVLFPGYFGDSEVTPDTISYHTGTHLDVIFRKLADQIKRGYCFVCVGENKACTGCEDRAMEKATAFLKSVPDIREKLVLDVKAAYEGDPAAKSPGETIFCYPSITALIHQRIAHELHKLDVDIIPRIITEMAHSETGIDIHPGARIGKSFFIDHGTGVVIGETCIIGDNVRVYQGVTLGAKSFPKDEQGNPMKGLARHPIVEDDVTIYSGATVLGRITVGKGSVIGANVWVTSDVAPGAKVMKAKIEKG